The following DNA comes from Clostridia bacterium.
TTTAGATGCCATTTATAAAGACAAGCCGGATATAATCGGAATTCCGATGTATTCTACAACGGAGAAGGTAGTTTTAGAGGTATGTAAGATTATTAAGGAGCATCTACCCGGGGCTAAGTTTGTTTTGGGAGGATATTGGCCTACGCTGTACGGTGAGGAATTGTTGAAAAAATACCCGTTGTTTGATTATGTGATTTATGGGGAAGGAGAAATTGCATTCAGGAATTTTGCGAATGCAATAGAGAATAATGAAGACCCGAGCACGATCAAAAGTTTGATTTATCGAAATGGGGATCAGATTATCAAGAACCCCCGTGAAAAACTGATCGAAGATTTAGATTCCCTTCCATTTCCCCGAAGAGATTTATTACTCAATAATAAGCTCAAGTATGCCTATATATCCACAAGCAGGGGTTGTCTGGCAAACTGCAGCTTTTGCTGGCACCAGAATTTCTGGGGAACAAATGCAGGTAATCAATGGAGAGGACGAAGCCCGGAAAACATAGTAAAGGAAATTAAGCAAATCGTACAGAAATACAATGTTAACAGATTCTGGTTTATTGATGACAGCTTTGAAGATCATAATGCCGGATGTACAAACCGGATGTGGGATATTGCGCAGAAGATCGTTGATGAAGGATTGGATATTACATATGAAACCTATTTTAGAGCAGAAGTATACAAGAAATTTGATAAAGAAAAGATGGAGTTAATGAAGAAATCGGGACTTGTTGGTTTAATCTTCGGAATTGAGGCAGGAAACACACAGGACTTAAAGCTCTATCAAAAGATCGCATCAGTAGAAGACAATGTCAAGGCGATAGAATATTTCAGAGAGAATGATATTGCTGTAGATATAGGTTTTATCAATTTTAATCCTTATTCGTCATACAAAACTCTTAGAGATAATATCGATTACCTTGAAAAGACATACTTTGCTTCTGTATTATACTATATTGTAGAGAGATGTGGGATTACGGAATTTTCATCAATCTACTACAAAGTTAAAAAAGACGGGTTATTGATAGAGGACAAAGAAACGAATTGCTACTCCTATCATTATGTTAATGAAGACATAGGCAAGCTCTCTAATTACTTATATTACAAATATCATGAGAATGAATCTTCAAAGGTGTACCTGTGTGCTAAAAAAGTAGGAAACATCATACGCGAAGAGTTTAAGCTGATTAATTATCTGAAACGTAATTTTATTCCCAAGTACCCGCAAATTCAACCGATAATTAAGGAGAATGAAGATCGCGCGTGGGATTTGCTGAAACAGATAAACAAATCGAATGCAAAATGTTTCAGGGAATTGCTTGATGCGACGGAAATGAATGGCTGGAACCAGGATACAACTGAGGCAATTACTGAAAAGTATTGGAATCTGGCCTGCTTTAAAGAGGTAAGTGATGCATTGGAACAGAACAGGTTATCCCTATACATGCAGTTGAACCATGCCGGATTATCTCCCGAGGAGTACTTTAATTTCCGCTAATATATACCGGATAGTTGGCTTACCGTAAAACAGCCCTGCGAAAAGTTTGTATCAGATAACATTGGACCAGGCAATAAGAAGATACAAACTTAGAGCGGGGCTAACTTTCCACATTGATATACCTCTTAGCATAATAAGATCCAAGAGGTAAATGTTTTTCCTAATTGATCGAAAAACTTATAAGCTATTAAGAAAGACAGGCACTTAGCCCTCTGTGATTTACAGCTACCTGGAGTTTCAGCAGTACAGTCAAAAAAAATACACTCAAAGGCAACAGATTCATTTTGTTTTATGCCTTTGGCTTGCGAAAGGAATGGTAATAATAATGATAGAAATGTTAAAGGCAAAAATACATCGAGCTACCGTTACAGATGCAAACATAAATTATGAAGGCTCTATAACGATTTCTTCAGAAATCCTTAAAAAGTCAAATATCAAAGAATATGAAAAGGTTCTGGTAGTGGACATAAATAATGGATCCAGATTTGAGACATATGTAATAGAAAGTGACGCACCCAACATGATATGCGTAAATGGTGCAGCAGCGAGACTCGTCAGTATTGGTGATAAAGTCATTATTATGTCTTTTGTCTGTATGAACGAAGATAGTGCAGCAAACCATCGGCCGATTATTGTACATGTAGATGAAAATAATAGTCCTACATAATTATTCACTATATAAAGTCTCTATTTATTTAAGGGCAAAAATCTTGCTGAATATGTAGAAATTAAGGTGATATTTGTCATAAAACGTATGAGACTGTAAAAAAATCCCTAAAAACAGCTTTTTATGATAAAATCTAAATATCATAGAAAGCTGTTTTTATGATAAGAAGTAGAGATTTAGTGAGCGAAGGAAAAAAGAATATTATTGAAGCACTAATTTATGGTTCATTTCAATTCTTTGTGAGTTACGGGAAAGTATCTGCCCTCCTTTGGAAGTATTTGAAATAAATTGCATTTTCTTGTGGAAATGTGTTTATATTGCCTTGTTTTTACAGCTTATCTACGTTGAAAAATTTACAAAATTATGTATATTATTTGATTACTGCTAGAATTCTCAAAATTTAGAACGATTGGCAGTTTTATCATATTAAAAAAACATTTAAAATAGTTTCAGGAGGTCGACATTAATGAGTAACATTTATGGTAAAGCAGGGTTGAGAATCAGAAAACTAAGAGAACTAAGGAATATGACGCGTGAAGCATTTTCTGAACTAGTAGAAATTTCGCCAAAGTTTCTTTATGAAATAGAAACTGGTCAAAAGGGTTTTTCAGCAGATACTTTATATCGTATAGCAAATGCGCTATCTGTTTCAACTGAATATATACTTACTGGTGATGATCATAAAGAACTATCAGTGCAACTAAAGAATGTTTTGGATTTGTTTAATGATACCCAGTTGGAAGTAATATATAAATTACTAAAGAATGTCCAAGAGCTGAGTCTGAAAAATGAACATTAAACAAGCGCAACAGTAAAAATGAATTTCCCCACGGCGGTAGAAATAATAAATAATTTCGTTAGGGTGTAGCTATCTCCATACTGTGTTATCTAGCTCGTCCGGCAATGAAGCTGGATACTTCAGGGTGGTTGGAGTGATTTTTAAAGGTGTTGTTCCAGCCGCCTGACAAGTATTATCAGAAATTGGCTTAAAATTCTACCCTCGTTCCTATATCGCATAGTCCACTTTATTGTATTCAAGGATGCTTGCTGCAACATCTTTTACGCTATACGTCGGACAGGAACATAGTTTTAGATTTGCAGGTGTAGTTTACAATTTGTTCATAGTATCATAAAGATGTCTTAATATTTATGGGATAGAATATATTTACTAGGAAGCCTCCTATTTATATATCAAGCCGGACAGGAATGCTGT
Coding sequences within:
- a CDS encoding B12-binding domain-containing radical SAM protein: MKKKTKILLLSVLTEKNAIITEEVGICSIAAVLEEDGFEVALVNSTRTYLDLDAIYKDKPDIIGIPMYSTTEKVVLEVCKIIKEHLPGAKFVLGGYWPTLYGEELLKKYPLFDYVIYGEGEIAFRNFANAIENNEDPSTIKSLIYRNGDQIIKNPREKLIEDLDSLPFPRRDLLLNNKLKYAYISTSRGCLANCSFCWHQNFWGTNAGNQWRGRSPENIVKEIKQIVQKYNVNRFWFIDDSFEDHNAGCTNRMWDIAQKIVDEGLDITYETYFRAEVYKKFDKEKMELMKKSGLVGLIFGIEAGNTQDLKLYQKIASVEDNVKAIEYFRENDIAVDIGFINFNPYSSYKTLRDNIDYLEKTYFASVLYYIVERCGITEFSSIYYKVKKDGLLIEDKETNCYSYHYVNEDIGKLSNYLYYKYHENESSKVYLCAKKVGNIIREEFKLINYLKRNFIPKYPQIQPIIKENEDRAWDLLKQINKSNAKCFRELLDATEMNGWNQDTTEAITEKYWNLACFKEVSDALEQNRLSLYMQLNHAGLSPEEYFNFR
- a CDS encoding aspartate 1-decarboxylase, with protein sequence MMIEMLKAKIHRATVTDANINYEGSITISSEILKKSNIKEYEKVLVVDINNGSRFETYVIESDAPNMICVNGAAARLVSIGDKVIIMSFVCMNEDSAANHRPIIVHVDENNSPT
- a CDS encoding helix-turn-helix domain-containing protein; its protein translation is MSNIYGKAGLRIRKLRELRNMTREAFSELVEISPKFLYEIETGQKGFSADTLYRIANALSVSTEYILTGDDHKELSVQLKNVLDLFNDTQLEVIYKLLKNVQELSLKNEH